In the Streptomyces sp. 840.1 genome, one interval contains:
- a CDS encoding Pls/PosA family non-ribosomal peptide synthetase, with amino-acid sequence MSGKRVATLPPDLREAAPHDGAAVVPRSAEAEFADVLADVLHLDRVAADSHFFDDLGADSLMMAHFCARVRKRADLPAVSMRDVYAHPTAGALASALAPPAPSSPTADPSPAKSLPVAAPSAGRDSAPAPPAPTGRARYRVCGALQLLSFVAYSCLIASITVRGYEWISAGSGVLSGYLRSVVFGAGALLGLSVLPIATKWVLVGRWRPQEIRIWSLAYVRFWIVRTLVRADPLVLFAGSPLYTLYLRALGARIGKGVVIFSRNVPLCTDLLTVGDSSVVRKDSFLSCYRAHDGLIQTGTVTLGRDVVVAEASVLDIGTSMGDGARLAHASALHRGQSVPAGEHWHGSPAEPAGAEYQVVGAVVCGTLRRAVHSGTQLLSALLVYLPLAVGGLGMLLAGAPQLSAVLDPGPSVLTTWAFYRDTLAASFVLLFVIVPLAFLLLATVPRLLSRTIRPDKVYPLYGFHYGVHRAITLLTNRRFLTRLFGDSSGIVPYLRLLGYDLSRVEQTGSNFGTEVKHETPYLSLVGTGTMVADGLSINNAEFSSTSFRVSRAAIGAHSFLGNRIAFPARSRVGDNCLLATKVMVPVDGRTREGVGLLGSPSFEIPRSVRRDSSFDRMKSGETLRSGLAAKNRHNAASMGLYLLVRWFYAFVVTLVMSGAAELYTSVGASAVALGNVLLVVVSAGYFVLVERLVTVFHAPGPLFCSIYDPRFWRRERFWKVPSETYLQIFNGTPFKSLVWRSLGVRIGREVFDDGCYLTERTMVTIGDHATLNAGSVVQCHSQEDGTFKSATTTIGSHCTLGVGAFVHYGVTIDDGAALAPDSFLMKGESVPRNALWGGNPARQIRPGSARSEEAAR; translated from the coding sequence ATGTCAGGAAAGCGAGTCGCCACACTGCCACCGGACCTCCGGGAGGCCGCGCCCCACGACGGCGCCGCTGTCGTCCCCCGGAGTGCCGAAGCGGAGTTCGCGGACGTTCTCGCGGATGTACTGCACCTCGACCGGGTGGCGGCGGACAGTCACTTCTTCGACGACCTGGGCGCCGACTCCTTGATGATGGCCCACTTCTGCGCACGGGTGCGCAAGCGCGCGGACCTGCCGGCGGTCTCGATGCGGGACGTCTACGCACACCCCACGGCCGGCGCACTGGCGTCCGCGCTGGCTCCCCCCGCGCCCTCCTCCCCCACCGCGGACCCTTCGCCGGCAAAGTCCCTGCCCGTCGCCGCGCCTTCGGCGGGCAGGGACTCCGCTCCCGCGCCGCCGGCCCCCACGGGCCGGGCCCGGTACCGGGTGTGCGGGGCGCTGCAGCTCCTGTCCTTCGTCGCCTACTCGTGCCTCATCGCGTCCATCACCGTCCGGGGCTACGAGTGGATATCCGCCGGGTCCGGCGTGCTCTCGGGCTACCTCCGCTCGGTCGTGTTCGGCGCCGGGGCCCTGCTGGGGCTCTCGGTGCTGCCGATCGCCACGAAGTGGGTACTCGTCGGGCGCTGGAGGCCCCAGGAGATCCGGATCTGGAGCCTGGCGTACGTCCGGTTCTGGATCGTCCGGACACTCGTCCGCGCCGACCCGCTCGTCCTGTTCGCCGGGTCGCCGCTGTACACGCTCTACCTCAGGGCGCTGGGCGCGAGGATCGGGAAGGGCGTGGTGATCTTCTCCCGCAACGTCCCCCTCTGCACCGACCTGCTGACCGTCGGGGACTCCTCCGTCGTCCGCAAGGACTCGTTCCTCTCCTGCTACCGCGCCCATGACGGGCTGATCCAGACCGGCACCGTGACCCTCGGCAGGGACGTGGTCGTCGCCGAGGCCTCGGTGCTCGACATCGGGACATCCATGGGCGACGGCGCCCGCCTGGCCCACGCCTCCGCCCTGCACCGGGGCCAGTCCGTGCCCGCGGGCGAGCACTGGCACGGTTCGCCGGCGGAGCCCGCCGGGGCGGAGTACCAGGTGGTGGGAGCTGTGGTCTGCGGCACCCTGCGCCGTGCGGTCCACAGCGGCACCCAGCTGCTGAGCGCGCTCCTGGTGTACCTGCCGCTGGCCGTCGGCGGCCTCGGCATGCTGCTCGCCGGGGCGCCGCAGCTCTCGGCGGTGCTGGACCCGGGGCCCAGCGTCCTCACCACCTGGGCCTTCTACCGCGACACCCTGGCGGCCTCGTTCGTACTGCTCTTCGTGATCGTGCCGCTCGCCTTCCTGCTGCTCGCCACCGTGCCCCGGCTGCTCAGCCGCACCATCCGACCGGACAAGGTCTATCCGCTCTACGGCTTCCACTACGGGGTGCACCGCGCGATCACCCTGCTGACCAACCGGCGCTTCCTCACCCGCCTGTTCGGTGACAGCTCCGGCATCGTCCCCTACCTGCGCCTGCTCGGCTACGACCTCTCCCGGGTCGAGCAGACCGGTTCGAACTTCGGTACCGAGGTCAAGCACGAGACGCCGTACCTGAGCTTGGTCGGAACGGGCACGATGGTGGCCGACGGGCTGTCGATCAACAACGCCGAGTTCTCCAGCACCTCGTTCCGGGTGTCCCGGGCCGCCATCGGGGCGCACAGCTTCCTCGGCAACAGGATCGCCTTCCCCGCGCGGAGCAGGGTCGGGGACAACTGTCTGCTGGCGACCAAGGTCATGGTCCCGGTCGACGGGCGGACGCGGGAGGGCGTCGGTCTCCTCGGCTCACCCAGCTTCGAGATCCCCCGGTCGGTCCGGCGCGACAGCAGCTTCGACCGTATGAAGAGCGGCGAGACCCTGCGCAGCGGCCTGGCGGCCAAGAACAGGCACAACGCCGCCTCCATGGGGCTGTACCTGCTGGTTCGGTGGTTCTACGCCTTCGTGGTCACCCTGGTGATGTCGGGTGCCGCGGAGCTCTACACCTCGGTGGGCGCCTCGGCCGTCGCGCTGGGCAATGTGCTCCTCGTCGTCGTCAGCGCCGGGTACTTCGTTCTCGTCGAACGCCTCGTCACGGTGTTCCACGCGCCGGGCCCGCTGTTCTGCTCGATCTACGACCCGCGCTTCTGGCGGCGCGAACGCTTCTGGAAGGTGCCGTCCGAGACGTACCTCCAGATCTTCAACGGGACACCGTTCAAGAGTCTCGTCTGGCGGTCGCTCGGCGTCCGGATCGGGCGCGAGGTCTTCGACGACGGCTGCTACCTGACGGAACGCACGATGGTCACCATCGGGGACCACGCCACGCTCAACGCCGGCAGCGTCGTCCAGTGCCACTCGCAGGAGGACGGCACCTTCAAGTCCGCCACCACCACGATCGGCTCGCACTGCACCCTCGGCGTCGGCGCCTTCGTGCACTACGGCGTGACGATCGACGACGGGGCCGCCCTCGCTCCGGACTCCTTCCTGATGAAGGGCGAGTCGGTCCCCCGCAACGCGCTGTGGGGCGGAAACCCCGCACGCCAGATCCGGCCGGGCAGCGCCCGGAGCGAGGAGGCGGCACGATGA